In Synergistaceae bacterium, the DNA window TTATCTTTCTTATCTGAGTACCTCTCTGCTTCCACGAGACACGCGGAGTCATCATCACATACATGACTTCACCCAGCAAAGTCTGAACAGGCCCGCTCCCATTGGTATTAGTCAGCAATGTATGCGCCATTTTCTGAACCTCTGGATTTTTATTCTTCAGGGCCAAGTCTCTTGCTGTACGTCCATTCCACTTAACTTTCGGATCTGCGCCTGCTTCCGCCAAAAGTCTCACTACTTCGGCATTAGCGGGGTCATGATATAAGGCGAAAAACAGCGCGTTACGCTCGCCCTTCTCCCTTGCGTTCACGTCAGCCCCGGATTTCAGGAGAATATCGACAATCTCAGGGTCATTCGCCAAAAGTGTAGCGGCTATCAAAAGCGTAATCCCCTGCTCACCCTTTACATTGACATCATCGCCGGAAGATACTATAGCTTTTATTCTGTCCGGCGTTATCAATTTTTTTGCCTGCGATATTATTTCCTTCTCTGACTTGTAAGTCTTCGATATGCGCACTATTTCGGCTAACAAATCTTGGGCAGGTCCCCCGAATGCCGCCGAAACACACAGCGCAGACATCATCACGCACAATAATATTTTCTTCATGACCGTTTTTCCTCATGTAAAAATTTCCGCACAGCTTCATGAATCTTCACGCCCGCAGTACCGTCCCCGAAAGGCTTGACATTCTTCCCGACAATCTCATTCAGGTATTCCGGCTCATTCATTATCCGCAGGGACGCACGCCTGATATTTTCCCGGCCTGTTCCCACAAGTATGCATGTTCCCTCCGTAATCGCTTCGGGACGCTCCGACACTGTACGCATAATCAGCACCGGCTTGTCTATCGCAGTCGCTTCCTCCTGGACTCCTCCGCTGTCAGAAAGTATGAACGCAGATTTATTCATCGCCTGTACAAACTCAGGGTAGCTCAATGGCTCTGTGAGTCTTACGTTCCCGGAAAACTCTCCAAGCTCATCGCGGATAACATTCCTCACAGCAGGGTTCTTGTGCATTGGTATCAGGAACATCACATCAGGCCGCGCCCGTATAATGTCCTTCACTGCCCCGCAAATATTCCGCAGAGGCTCTCCCCATGACTCGCGGCGGTGCGCCGTCATCAGCACAAGCGGACGACTCCCAATCCCCCGCAAATATTCAGGCTCATCGATCCCCCTCTGACGCTTCAGAATCTCATACAGCGCATCAATCACCGTGTTTCCCGTGATGTATATCTGCGACTCGCTTTTGCCCTCGCGCCTGAGATTGTCCGCAGCTCCCACAGTCGGCGCAAAGAACATATCCGCTATTCCGTCCGTCAAAATCCTGTTGGCCTCTTCAGGAAACGGCAGCGACAAATCATGACTCCTCAGCCCCGCTTCAACATGGCCGATCTTCACATGACGGTAGAACCCCGCCAATGCCGCCGCGAATGTCGTTGACGTGTCGCCGTGTACCAGAATCATATCCTGCGGATCTGAGTCGAGAATTTCGCCGACTCCCTGCAATACCCCGGCGGTTATGTGGTCTAATGTCTGATTCGCCCGCATTATGTTGAGATTGTAGTCCGCCGTTATACCGAAATCGTCAAGTGCCTGCTTTAACATGTCGGTGTGCTGCCCTGTCGCTAAAACTGAAACGCTTAACTCCGAATCTTTCCTCAGCTCCAAAATTACAGGAGCCATCTTTATTGCTTCCGGCCTCGTTCCTACTACGCATGATATTTTCTTCATAGCAACCTCATGTAATACTTCAGGCCAGCCGCTAACATTATGACCTGAAGAGATAATATTATTGTTACGGTTAAGACGTTCGAGCCTGTCAGGGAGATTAATATGTGGTGAAGGTGCTTCTTGTCCGGGTAAAAGGGAGATTTCCCCGTGAGCATTCGCCGAGTGAAGGCCGTCAAAGTATCGACAACAGGAATCCCCCCGAATAGTATCATCATCATCAATACATCAGCGATTCCGGCAGAGCGGATTACTCCCGCCGATGACGCAAGAAAATGGGACGCGAATAAATATCCC includes these proteins:
- a CDS encoding ankyrin repeat domain-containing protein — translated: MKKILLCVMMSALCVSAAFGGPAQDLLAEIVRISKTYKSEKEIISQAKKLITPDRIKAIVSSGDDVNVKGEQGITLLIAATLLANDPEIVDILLKSGADVNAREKGERNALFFALYHDPANAEVVRLLAEAGADPKVKWNGRTARDLALKNKNPEVQKMAHTLLTNTNGSGPVQTLLGEVMYVMMTPRVSWKQRGTQIRKIITPDRVKAIIASGADVNAKGEQGITLLMVAAAFSDNPEIVSALLNAGADVNTRVYGGSTILMQAVIHSENPEIIRTLLDAGADVNAKDQEGFTAKHLAAGNKNPKIRSMF
- the wecB gene encoding UDP-N-acetylglucosamine 2-epimerase (non-hydrolyzing), translated to MKKISCVVGTRPEAIKMAPVILELRKDSELSVSVLATGQHTDMLKQALDDFGITADYNLNIMRANQTLDHITAGVLQGVGEILDSDPQDMILVHGDTSTTFAAALAGFYRHVKIGHVEAGLRSHDLSLPFPEEANRILTDGIADMFFAPTVGAADNLRREGKSESQIYITGNTVIDALYEILKRQRGIDEPEYLRGIGSRPLVLMTAHRRESWGEPLRNICGAVKDIIRARPDVMFLIPMHKNPAVRNVIRDELGEFSGNVRLTEPLSYPEFVQAMNKSAFILSDSGGVQEEATAIDKPVLIMRTVSERPEAITEGTCILVGTGRENIRRASLRIMNEPEYLNEIVGKNVKPFGDGTAGVKIHEAVRKFLHEEKRS